The Malus domestica chromosome 17, GDT2T_hap1 genome contains the following window.
ACAAAAACACCCCCCAAAAAAGCCTAAAATCCTCACAGGCCGCACCCTAATTCTCGAGGTTTAGGTCCATTAGGGTTTATCCCCAAAAAGCTCTGTACCTTCAACCTCAAGCCCATCAACTTCGTCTTCAaccttcgaattttcaaattttttattttttttctttgcccgAAAGTAAACAATTTCCGAATTTCGTGTCGCAGAGGCCGGTTCTTCGTCTTCGGGGCTGCGAATTAGGGTAAGGCTATTTTTTTCTTCGGTTTTTTGGAAACTTTTGGATCTTGAATTTGTTGATTTTCTGGATTTATTAGATGCCTCTGGACTGTTGATATTTCTGGGTTTGTTTAATTTCTTtagctttctttgaaattttgaatttaaatttttttagggttttgtcaTATTGTTCAATTTCTTTGGCTGTatctgtatgtgtgtgtatgtatttaTGTATGTGCGTATGTGTGTATATCTGTGTGTAATCTATGCGTTTACGGGTAATTGTGTTTTTATTGTATGTGTTTACGGGTGTGATTTTAGGGTTTAAGCTTTTAGTTTTGGTTGCTGCTGACCTAATTATCCCCAATTATCTGTTAATTTCTTTGATTAGCGTTTTTTTAATCTGTTTTTAATGATAGTATTATTTGAACATTTCAAGGTACAATTGCTTTCAGCATAAAGCAGATTGTACTTGCTGCATTATGTACAATTCACGTGCAGCAGGGCtgggtttttaactttttataggATGCAGTAGAAGTTTTGTGActggtaaaaaaaatatgacaatTGTAATACTGATGCGTCTGTCTGTAGTGGGCATATTTTTTAAAGGCCAATAATGAAACACATTTCACGGTTGAATCCAAAGCCTCAAGAGTTATAAACACTGCGCTTTGCATTCAACTAGCTCtgtcttgaactaggttttatTCTATGTTTTCTAAATTGTTTGATTCTAATAGACTTTGCTAGTTTGTATGCATATACCAGAGATTCGTAAATTCAACCGTGTTCTGTGTAACAAATCGTGTAattcatccattcaatttaacaCATCGTGTATGCATATACTCGATTGTATTTGCTTTTCATTCCACTTTGTTGTGTGGTTTGGTTGGCAGAAGCTGCATCATAAGAATGAACCATGTTGTAACTTGATAAAATATTTATGACGATGTACTTTAAACTGTTGTGTTCATGTTTTCGGTGACGTTTATTGTTTCAAGAACCGTTTCTATGTCGTTTGTTATTCTGCTTTTTGTGATGCGTTTTGCATTTTTCAGTTGTCTTAATAGGATTTATCTGATACTAGTAGAATATGCTATTTTCTGACTTCCAATTAAATCATCTGTATGTAGTTTGGTTCATGTAGGTAAAATCCTTGGTCTGTATTTAGTTGGCACTTATTTACTTTTTGGTTTTATTGTAAGCATGCAGATGAAACATGCAATTTATGTTGGATTTGTTCTGCTGTACTTCAGGGTTGATTGTTGCTGTACTTCAGGGTTGATTGTCGATGTAGCTTAATatagtaacaaaaagaaaaaaaaaaagcttctttctttgttgagtTATGCTCATGAAAATTCATTGCCCTGGGATGAAAGGATAATCCTATTGTATTGTTGGGAAGTGCTCTTGtgaattcattttcatgcatagttCTACTGACCAACTTAGCATGGTCTAAAAGTAGGaaatttgggcttttagatgaaaatggttaagattttaataatgtgtaatgttTAGGATTATGAGACTGGGATTGTGAGTGAGAAGGAATAACCAAGTTGCTTACCAGATCATATGAGGTGAAATATGGCCTTAGCCGTTTGTCCCTAACCCTCTTACATGTGTCTGTTgtgaaatttatttttcttttcttaatttaaGTTTTCCGATGCTGAATTTGTCTGTTTTTCCTTTACTGCTAGATCAactgtgtatttttttttttcatatttttttttgtgaaatctTGTAATTCACTTATTGGTCATGTCGATCTGTTTTAGGACTGGACCTGCTTACTGGAAGATGAATACTCCTCTGACCCCAACTGATACTAATGGCATACCTAGTTCAGAAACCCAGCCAAACAAGCGCAGAAGAAAGAAGTCTATTGTCTGGGAGCACTTCACAATTGAAACTATTGGGGTTGGAAATACTAGGGCTTGCTGTAAGCAGTGCAAGAAATATTTTGCTTACATCACTGGTTCAAAGCTGGCAGGCACAAGCCATCTAAAACGACATATTGCCCTGGGTATCTGCCCAGTAAGTCGTCAAAAAAATCAGATGACTCCCTTTACGCCAAGCTCCAAGACTGGTGCTACTGATGCACCAAAACGACGCCCCAGAGCAAATTCTGGCCATGCGAaaatttcttttgatcaggAACGCTGCAACCATGAGATTGCTATGATGATAATTATGCATGAGTATCCACTTCACATTGTGGAACAACAAGGATTCATTAGTTTTGTTCGAACACTGCAACCTCAGTTCAATATGGTAAGCTTGAAGGCTGTTCAAGATGATTGTGTGGCTATTTACCATAGAGAAAAGCAGAATCTTCTGAATCTTATCAGTGGAATTCCTGGACGAGTCAGCCTTACAGTGGACTTGTGGACTTCAAATCAGAACCTGGGCTATGTTTTCTTGAGAGGACACTTCATTGATGGTGACTGGAATTCATATCGTCAAATCCTTAATGTTGTAATGGTACCGTCTACTGATTCAGGTGACACTTTTAGTCAAGCTATTTTGACCTGCTTGTCCGATTGGCATCTGGAAGGTCGGCTGTTTACCATCACACTTGACCAATCCCTATCGAATGAAACCATAATTGGAAATCTGAAAGGGCTTCTTTCAGTCAAGAACCCACACATGCTCAGCAGTCAGTTACTGATACGAAATTGCTATGCTCGTGTTCTGAGTCGTCTTGCACAAGATGCACTGAGGGCATTGAGCGGGACAATCACGAAAGTTCGTGAAAGCGTTAAGTATGTGAAAACTTCAGAATCCCGTGAAGAAAAGTTTGTTCAGCTGAAGCAACAACTTCAAGTTCCTAGCTCAAAGAACATTTCAGTTGACAATTTAACTAAGTGGGACACAACTTATCATATGCTGGTTGCGGCTTGTGAATTGAGGGAAGTATTTGCTTGCTTGGATACATATGATCCTGATTATAACATAAACATATCGTTGGAAGAATGGAAGCAGGTAGAAACTCTATGTACatacttaatgtattttttCGATGCAGCCAACATTGTAACTGCCCCAACATACCCTTCTGCAAATGCATTCTTTCCAAAAGTATCAGAAATTCAGAAGGCATTGATGCATGCAGCCATGAGTGATGATCCCTTTGTCAGCTACTTGATCAGACCTCTGTATGAAAAGTTTGACAAGTATTGGGAAAACTGCTGCCTTGTTTTAGCTATTGCTGTTATTATGGATCCGAGGTTCAAAATGAAACATGTAGAGTCAACCTTCTCTGAAATATATGGTGAGAATGCCGAAACATGGATTAGGATTGTTGACGGTGGTATTCATGATCTCTTCCTTGAATACATGATGCAAATGCTTACTCTACCAGAAATACCAATAGAAGAAGGGAACGACGGCATCATGAAAACAGAGCTACCGGAAATACCATCTCAGGAGATTCTACTCTCTTCTGCAGATGGGCTGCAAGATTTTGATTTCTTTATGCCTGATATCACAGGCGGCCAGCAAATGAAGTCAGAACTAGATCAGTATCTGGAAGAGGAAGAATTTCTTTTGGTCGATGGGGTGGAAGACTTTGATGTTCTGGGTTGGTGGAGACTTAACAGACACAAGTACCCAACTCTCTCCAGGATGGCTTCTGATATCTTGTCAATACCCGTGTCTACTGTTGCCCCAGACTCTGTGTTTGACACCGAAATAAAAAGAATGGACAGTTACCGGACTTCATTGGGTACAGCAACTCTTGAGGCCCTTATCTGCGCCAAGGATTGGATTCAGTATGGACCGTTACCGCAACCACCAGCACTTCAAGAGTCTAATTCTGCTGTCAAAATGGAATTCTAGTGCCATaggtttcatttgttttcttCCTTTAGGTAGATCATTGATGGGCCCTTTTCGGTGGTTTTTAGATGGTAAACAGCGGTGCtagttaaattttgtttttccgACAGTCATAGAATGCTTACAGTCCCAACTTTTATGCTTGTAGTATAGCAACTGTTTACATTATTGGTTAGTAATTTAGCTGCAAGATAAATTGCCCGAGTGTATaattttttctccatttttcctGTCTTAGAAAGTTGATTGTGTCTACTTTTTATGTTATGATGAATTGTTGTAATCATCGGTATATTCCGCTGTTAGTATCTCTCTCATCACTTAGTCGAGGGATATATCCTCCGTTGTATTGTAGAATTTCTGGGTCTGACTGATAATTCGAGTACAAGCATATAAATTTGTTGAAGCCATCCAATTTTCCATAACCTGTCGGTGCCGGTGCGAACACGCTGCCGGCGGTAGAGAGGAATGCTTTTTCTCTTTGTATGATGTTCTTTCTTGCTTCCAGAACTCACTGGATCTTCTCATCTCTAAGCTTGTCAGTCTATGACTCTATGAACTTCATGAAAAGGATCGCTATGGCATCTGCAACTCCAACCCACTTGCCAACATATACCCAGCTtcagtctttcagaaacccagCACCAATTGCTCTATTTGAAAACTGCAATTCCATGTACTACATCAAGCAAATACATGCCCAAGCAGTGAAAACAGGCCTCACATCGCACCCGATCGCGCGTAACAGAATCATCGTCTTTTGTTGTACTGATGAATTTGGTGATGTGAACTATGCCCGTCAAGTGTTCGACGCAATTTCTGAACCAGGTGTGTTTCTTTGGAACACCATGATCAGAGGCTATAGTCGGATACGATGCCCTCAAGACGGGGTTTCTTTGTATTTAGCAATGCAGAGGATGAGTATCAAGCCCGACTGTTATACGTTTCCGTTCTTGTTGAAGGGATTCACGCGTGAAATTGCGCTGGAATGTGGCAAAGAGTTGCACCCTCATGTGTTGAAGTATGGACTTgatactaatgtttttgttcaaaaTGCTTTGGTGCATATGTATTCTGTTTGTGGCCTAATTGATATGGCACGTGGGGTTTTTGATATGATTCACATGAAGGATGTTGCAACTTGGAATGTAATGATTTCTGGGTACAATCGAATCAAGAAGTTTGATGAATCCTTGAAGCTTTTTAGTGACATGGAGAAAACAGGAGCGTTGCCCACTTCAGTTACACTTGTCTCGGTGATATCAGCGTGCTCCAAATTGAAGAATTTAGATGCCGGGAAGCAGGTTCATAAATACGTCAAGGATTGCCTGATCAAACCTGATTTAGTGTTGGGAAATGCTTTGGTTGACATGTATGTAGCTTGTGGGGAAATGCACGTTGCACTTGAGATTTTCGAAAAGATGAAAACAAAGGATGTAATTTCTTGGACTACCATTGTTAAGGGGTTTGCCAGTTCTGGACAAGTTGATCTAGCTCGGAGCTACTTCGATGAGATGCCTGAAAGAGACTACATTTCATGGACTGCAATAATGGATGGGTACCTCTGGGTGAACCGGTTCAAAGAGGCACTGGAACTTTTCCGCCAGATGCAAACTTCGAATGTAAAGCCAGATGAGTACACTATGGTAAGCATTCTAACAGCCTGTGCACATCTAGGAGCACTTGAACTCGGAGAATGGATAAAAACTTACATTGACAAGAACAAgatcaagaatgatgtattCGTTCGAAATGCTTTAATAGACATGTATTTCAAGTGTGGAAATGTTGAGAAAGCCTTGAGGGTCTTTAGTGCAATGCTTCAAAGGGACAAATTTACATGGACGGCTGTGATTGTTGGCCTTGCTGTTAACGGACATGGTAAGGAAGCTCTTGACGTGTTCTCTCGAATGCTAGAATCTTCGATAACTCCCGACAAGATAACTTTCATCGGTGTTCTTTCTGCGTGTACTCACTCTGGAATGGTGGCTGAAGGAAGGAACTTTTTCGATAGTATGATCACCCAACATGGAATCCAGCCTGAAGTTTCACATTACGGGTGCATGGTGGATCTTCTTGGTCGATCAGGGAATCTAAACGAAGCTTTTGAGGTTATACAGAACATGCCAATGAAACCAAATGCAGTTGTATGGGGAGCTCTGCTTGGCGCTTGTAGAATGCACAGAGATGCAGAACTGGCTGAAATTGCAGCTAAACAGACGCTCGAGCTGGAGCCCGACAACAGTTCCGTTTATGTTCTCTTGTGCAATATATATGCAGCTTGCAGTAAATGGGACAATTTGCGCGACGTAAGGCAACTGATGATGGACAGGGGAATCAAGAAGACGCCTGGTTGCAGCTCGATAGAGGTGAATGGTAATGTTCATGAGTTTGTTGCCGGGGACCGGTCACACCCTCAATCCGAAAAAATCTATTCCAAGTTGGATAAGACGATTGAAGACTTGAAAGTTGTCGGGTATTCCCCGGATACATCGGAGGTTTTCCTTGATGTGCGGG
Protein-coding sequences here:
- the LOC114822552 gene encoding zinc finger BED domain-containing protein DAYSLEEPER-like, translated to MNTPLTPTDTNGIPSSETQPNKRRRKKSIVWEHFTIETIGVGNTRACCKQCKKYFAYITGSKLAGTSHLKRHIALGICPVSRQKNQMTPFTPSSKTGATDAPKRRPRANSGHAKISFDQERCNHEIAMMIIMHEYPLHIVEQQGFISFVRTLQPQFNMVSLKAVQDDCVAIYHREKQNLLNLISGIPGRVSLTVDLWTSNQNLGYVFLRGHFIDGDWNSYRQILNVVMVPSTDSGDTFSQAILTCLSDWHLEGRLFTITLDQSLSNETIIGNLKGLLSVKNPHMLSSQLLIRNCYARVLSRLAQDALRALSGTITKVRESVKYVKTSESREEKFVQLKQQLQVPSSKNISVDNLTKWDTTYHMLVAACELREVFACLDTYDPDYNINISLEEWKQVETLCTYLMYFFDAANIVTAPTYPSANAFFPKVSEIQKALMHAAMSDDPFVSYLIRPLYEKFDKYWENCCLVLAIAVIMDPRFKMKHVESTFSEIYGENAETWIRIVDGGIHDLFLEYMMQMLTLPEIPIEEGNDGIMKTELPEIPSQEILLSSADGLQDFDFFMPDITGGQQMKSELDQYLEEEEFLLVDGVEDFDVLGWWRLNRHKYPTLSRMASDILSIPVSTVAPDSVFDTEIKRMDSYRTSLGTATLEALICAKDWIQYGPLPQPPALQESNSAVKMEF
- the LOC114822551 gene encoding putative pentatricopeptide repeat-containing protein At3g15930, coding for MMFFLASRTHWIFSSLSLSVYDSMNFMKRIAMASATPTHLPTYTQLQSFRNPAPIALFENCNSMYYIKQIHAQAVKTGLTSHPIARNRIIVFCCTDEFGDVNYARQVFDAISEPGVFLWNTMIRGYSRIRCPQDGVSLYLAMQRMSIKPDCYTFPFLLKGFTREIALECGKELHPHVLKYGLDTNVFVQNALVHMYSVCGLIDMARGVFDMIHMKDVATWNVMISGYNRIKKFDESLKLFSDMEKTGALPTSVTLVSVISACSKLKNLDAGKQVHKYVKDCLIKPDLVLGNALVDMYVACGEMHVALEIFEKMKTKDVISWTTIVKGFASSGQVDLARSYFDEMPERDYISWTAIMDGYLWVNRFKEALELFRQMQTSNVKPDEYTMVSILTACAHLGALELGEWIKTYIDKNKIKNDVFVRNALIDMYFKCGNVEKALRVFSAMLQRDKFTWTAVIVGLAVNGHGKEALDVFSRMLESSITPDKITFIGVLSACTHSGMVAEGRNFFDSMITQHGIQPEVSHYGCMVDLLGRSGNLNEAFEVIQNMPMKPNAVVWGALLGACRMHRDAELAEIAAKQTLELEPDNSSVYVLLCNIYAACSKWDNLRDVRQLMMDRGIKKTPGCSSIEVNGNVHEFVAGDRSHPQSEKIYSKLDKTIEDLKVVGYSPDTSEVFLDVREEDKESAVCRHSEKLAMAFGLLSLGDGATIRIMKNLRICVDCHSMAKLVSRVYDREVIVRDGTRFHHFRHGSCSCKDYW